From Triticum urartu cultivar G1812 chromosome 2, Tu2.1, whole genome shotgun sequence, a single genomic window includes:
- the LOC125540137 gene encoding phenolic glucoside malonyltransferase 1-like has product MSPVRVIHASYVDVPATAMVSPEPIKLTAMEAQWVVVPVLQHVLLYEGEGLPHFNDVLQSLSSSLAATLRSFAPLAGKLVHLEGTGDVAIVCSSSDGVGFIVAESDADIHRLAGDEEHDVRVLERLAPEVDMGELPTPVLAVQATRFEGGVAVGVTVHHGVADGWSLWTFVEAWATACRGETRAATPCFDRSLVKLPGGQELARSFLRKYAPNLPKAVYPAPLLEDHARLTRRTFTLDARNIQRLKERIVRLGEAQGAAPPSTFIAVVALAWTCFARCKPFASDDDVMVGFLADARHRLEPPVDAGYFGACLTGCIASLPPRELRDEHALAAAARAVQEEVRKKTEDPMAGCNFLAPAFTVAMERLMNVSGASSFRAYELADFGWGRPRRTENTRMNRDGQVALMRARDGLGVQVSVSLLEPAQMAEFKSQLLELVG; this is encoded by the exons ATGTCTCCGGTGAGAGTAATCCACGCGAGCTACGTCGACGTGCCGGCAACCGCCATGGTGTCACCAGAACCGATCAAGCTCACCGCGATGGAGGCGCAGTGGGTCGTCGTCCCGGTGCTGCAGCACGTCCTGCTGTACGAGGGCGAAGGCTTGCCGCACTTCAACGACGTTCTCCAGTCCCTCAGCTCCTCCCTGGCCGCGACTCTGCGCAGCTTCGCCCCACTGGCCGGCAAGCTCGTACACCTCGAAGGCACGGGCGACGTTGCTATTGTCTGCTCCTCCTCGGACGGCGTCGGTTTCATCGTCGCAGAGTCCGACGCCGACATCCACcgcctcgccggcgacgaggagcaCGACGTGCGCGTGCTCGAGCGGCTCGCGCCGGAGGTGGACATGGGCGAGCTGCCGACCCCCGTCCTGGCCGTGCAGGCCACGCGCTTCGAGGGAGGCGTGGCGGTCGGGGTGACGGTGCACCACGGCGTCGCCGACGGGTGGTCGCTGTGGACGTTCGTCGAGGCGTGGGCGACGGCGTGCCGAGGCGAGACGCGGGCGGCGACGCCGTGCTTCGACCGCTCGCTCGTCAAGCTGCCTGGTGGCCAAGAGCTGGCCAGGAGCTTCTTGAGAAAGTACGCGCCAAATCTACCAAAG GCGGTATATCCGGCGCCGCTCTTAGAGGACCATGCACGGTTGACGCGCCGGACGTTCACCTTGGACGCGCGGAACATCCAGCGCCTCAAAGAGCGCATCGTGCGTCTCGGCGAAGCCCAAGGCGCGGCGCCGCCGTCCACCTTCATCGCGGTCGTCGCGCTCGCCTGGACGTGCTTCGCCCGGTGCAAGCCGTTCGCCTCGGACGACGACGTGATGGTCGGCTTCCTCGCGGATGCCCGGCACCGCCTCGAGCCTCCCGTCGACGCGGGATACTTCGGCGCGTGCCTCACCGGATGCATCGCGAGCCTCCCCCCGCGCGAGCTCCGCGACGAGCACGCCCTGGCGGCCGCGGCGCGTGCGGTGCAGGAGGAGGTCCGCAAGAAGACGGAGGACCCGATGGCCGGGTGCAATTTCCTGGCACCGGCGTTCACGGTCGCCATGGAACGGCTGATGAACGTGTCTGGCGCGTCGAGCTTCCGGGCCTACGAGCTGGCGGACTTCGGGTGGGGCAGGCCGAGGCGGACGGAGAATACCAGGATGAACCGCGACGGCCAGGTGGCGCTGATGCGCGCCAGGGACGGGCTGGGAGTGCAGGTATCGGTCTCGCTGCTCGAACCGGCGCAAATGGCCGAGTTCAAGTCTCAGTTGCTCGAGTTAGTCGGTTAA